The DNA sequence ATACCACGTGGACAGAGATTGGCATCATGGACAAAATGAACATTCTCAAGTATTTCCTGATGATTAAGCAGATATTTTAAAATCCATGTGCTTTCACGCTTCTTCAACCGGAATTCACCAAGAAACCAGCTAATAAAACTCTTTTTATCTTGAATTGTCACCGAACTCTCCAACTCCCATTCGTCCTCCTTTAAAACGGAAATCAACTAAGGAATTGACCATCTCCTGTACCATTGATGCGCGCAAGATAACCTGCCGTGTCGGCATCCAGCGGTTCAAGAGCCATATACTTGCCAAGAACTTCTGCTGCGTCAGCCATAAGTCCTTCCTCAACTAGAAAATACCCGAATTCCTTCAGAAAATCACTATCTTCTTGTAAAGATATATATGCTTCACGATATTGCTTTAATGCTTGTTTATAATTTTCCATTTCTGCGTATGCTTTAGCAGCAATCCAATTATAAAGCGCATCTTCAGCACCGATGTCTGAAATAGAGTCGATGAGTTCTATAGTTTCTTCATGCCTTTCTTGTTCCTCAAGCATTCGAGCAAGATATACGACTGCTTCCTTATAATCAGGATCAAGCGCTACTGCTTCTCGTATTAATCCTTCACCCTTTTTAAAAGACCCGAGTTGACATGCAAATGTACCAGCTTCAAAATAGAGTTCTTTATTAAAGGAATCTTTAGCTAGTCCTTTATTTGCTGTTTCTAATGCTTCCTCAAGCAGATTTTCATTCTCGTATGCTCTTGCCAGCCAACTATATACAGAGAGGTAATCAGGATCCTTCTCAATTAATTCTTCCCATGCTTTAATAGCGATGTCCATCCGATCTGCCTGGAATGCAGTGAAACCGTATTTGAACAAATGCTCAGGTTCTTCAGATGCATTCTCCTTATATAAATCAAGCGCTCGTTCTTCTTTGCCAAGAAGAGCCATGCATTCCGCAAGCCTTTCACTTACGGATACACCCGCAATTTCTTTCATTTCTTCCTGAACCTGCTCATAAAAATGCGCTGCACGTCCGTAATCACCTATTGAAAACAGCAATTCACCTAGTGCAAAATCAATAACAATTTCATTCGGGGCATGCTGTTTCGCCTGGAGCAGCTTCTGTTCTGCCACTTCAAAAAGCCCCTGTGCCTGATAAAGATCCGCTTGTTGCAAGGCTATTTCCAAATATTGAGGGTCCTCTGGATCAATTGTACCTTCTCCGATGAGTTGCAAAGCTTTTTCGTCTTCACCAAGTTCTATATATATATCCGCAAGCATTGCCGATAGTTCACTTTCTTCAGGAAATGAGGCGATAAGCTCCTCAAGAACCGGAACAGCTTTCTCGTAATAGCCAAGCTGTCTATAGAGTTCAGCCATTTCAAAAGCATCTTCCGGAGCAGCTTTCGCAACATGTTCATCCAGTAATTCAACGGCTTGCTCAATTTTATCTTCATTTATATAATGTAACGCCTGATCAAGAACATTCATTCCAGCTACAGCACCTTTCATCGTACACTTCATCCTTGAATAGTAACATATGAAGCGCATTATTTCTTCTTACTGAGCTTGAACAGATAAAAAAAGAATGAGAGCAGCAAAATGGCTCTCATTCCTGTATAGAATGGAAATGTTCAAAAAATGTCGGATATGATATTTGTATTGAAGAGATGTCATCAATAACGACTGCCCCTTCCGAAACAAATGAAGCAATTGCCGCCATCATGGCAATTCGGTGATCGTGGTAACTTCTCACTAAGCCACCTTTAAGTGGTGTCTCCCCTTTTATAGCCATTCCATCTTCAGTTGGGGAAATCGATGCACCTAGTGTACCGAGAACATCCTCAACAGCTGCAATCCGGTCTGTTTCCTTGACACGGAGCTCTTCTGCATCACGGACGATAGTCTCACCTTCAGCCTGGCTTGCAATCAGTGCTATAATCGGTATCTCATCAATAAGTCGAGGAATCATATCCCCTTCTATAACAATGCCCTTCAATTTACTGTAGCGCACTGTAATGTCACCGAACTTTTCACCGCCAGTTTCATTTACGTTGTCAATTGAAAGGTCTGCTCCCATCTGTTCCAGGACGTCCAGAATTCCGGTTCTAGTCTTATTAAGACCTACTCTTTTAAGCGTAAGTTCACTTCCCGGCACAATTGCAGCAGCAGCTAAATAAAAGGCGGCCGAGGAAATATCCCCAGGGACGACTACGTCAGTAGCTACAAGACGATATTTATTTGTAATCCGGATTTCTTCTCCAGCAACAGTCAAATCTGCCCCAAAAGCCCGAAGCATATTCTCAGTATGATCTCTTGTCGGTGTTTTCTCGATGACAGTTGTCTCTCCATCTGCCAATAATCCTGCCAAAAGTACAGCGGATTTTACTTGAGCACTTTTCAGAGGCATTTCATATGTAATCGAGTGAAGTTGTTTTCCTCTTATTGAGATTGGCAAATATGAGCCGCCTTCTCGGCCATCGAATTGCGCTCCCATCTGACGTAGCGGATTGACGACACGGTCCATTGGACGTTTTGTCAGATAAGGATCACCATATGCCATTGAGAAGAAAGGCAGTCCAGCAAGAACGCCTAGCATAAGCCGGGCAGTAGTGCCCGAATTTCCAAAATAAAGAGGTACGAGCGGTTCATTCAGACCGTCAATCCCTTTACTATTTACTACAACGTTCGTGCCATCAACCTCTATTTCCACACCCATTGCCTGAAAAGCATGAATGGTGCGCAGACAGTCTTCACCGTCAAGGAAATTTTCTATTTTTGTCGTGCCTTTAGCGAGTGAACCGAAAATGACAGATCTATGAGATATGGATTTGTCTCCGGGAATTTCAATATTGCCTTTAAGAGGTCTTTTGGCAGGCGCCAATGACAATTCTCCCATTGCCAACATCCTTTCTTATAAACAGCTTAGATTTCAACCATGATGTCGTAATCATTAGACTTTAATATTTCACATGCTTTGCTGTGGTCTTCCCACGAACCAAGACTTATACGCAATGCACCCATGATGCCTTCACGAATCTCAAGTATTCTGAAGTTGCGCAAGCTGATGTCATGTTCAGCAAGCAACTGGACAACTTTCGCAATGGCTCCCGTCTGGTCTCTGATATCTACATATATATCGAAGAAAGAAGGCAGAGCACCTTTTTTCTTGGTTCCAAGTCCATCACGGTAATCCTTCGCTTCCTGTAAATACGAAATCATCTCTTCTTTCCTGTTCTCGACGATTAATTGCTTTAAATGATTCATTTCCTCAATTGAATTATCGAGCATAAGCAACAGTTTTTCCTGGTTATGGTGGAATATGTCCTGCCATAAGTAAGGATTACTTGATGCAATACGCGTAATATCACGAAAACCACCGGCGGCAAGATCACGCAAATATGGGTGCTTTCTTTGCCATTTGCTAGCCTGCTGAACGAGCGAAGATGCAAGCAAATGAGGGAAATGCGAAATTATTCCAGTCATCTCATCATGTTCATCTGAATTCAGAGTCAGGAAGTGGCTTTGTGTGTTGACAAGCGCTGACTTGATTTCTTCAATATGCTCCTCTTTGCAGCGCGGCCCTGGAGTAAGAACGTAAATCGCATTTTCGAATAAATGCGTTTTAGCTGCTTGAACACCTTTTTTATGAGAGCCTGCCATTGGATGACCGCCGACAAAAATTAGATGTTCATTTTCCAAATTGTTTGCTGTGTCTAATATAGCGCCTTTGACAGAACTCGCATCAGATACGATAACATCATGATCGAATGTGATTCGGTCAAGTTCATGCAGAAGAGAAATGGTTGCTGAGATAGGAGATGCAAGAAATATCATCTCAGCTCTTTGTGCAGCTTCGACAAAATTTGATGTAATTTCATGAATAATCCCGTTTTCCAATGCGAACTCTAAAGTCTGCTCATCAATATCGTAACCGATGACATGGTGTTCATTGACAAGCGCCATTCCTTTGGCAAGTGAACCACCAATCAGTCCAAGACCTGCTACAAGTATGACCTTTTTGCTCATTCTTCCACCTTGGCGAATACAGCATCTATTTCTCTAATCGCCTGCTTCATCAGTTCCATGTCATCTGCTTTACCGATTGTTACACGTATTGTCTGAGGCCAGCCCACTTTGGAACCTGGACGGATAATGAAACCCCGTTCGAGAAGCTTTTGGAAGACTTCTATATCATCAGTCGGTGTCTTCACCAATAGAAAATTCGTTTCGGAAATAAAACATTCCCAGCCAATACTGTTCAGAAATTCAGCAAAGTCTTCACGAATTTCAATATTTTTTACTGTAACTTCGTTAATAAACGATTGATCCCCAAGGGCAGCAACTGCAGCCTTTTGAGCAATACTTGATGTGTTGAAAGGTCCCCTCGCAACATTTAATTTGCCAATAATGCTGGAATTGCCGATGGCATAGCCAATACGCAATCCGGCAAGACCGTATGCTTTGGAAAATGTTCGCAAAATGAGCAAATTAGGATACTTGCGGAATTTGTCCAAGGCATGCAAGTCAGATTCCTTTCTTGCAAACTCATAATAAGCTTCATCTAGCACAACGAGTACATTATTAGGACACTGATCCATGAAACGGTTCAGTTGCTCTTCTGTAATTGGACAGCCTGTTGGATTATTTGGAGAGCAAATCCAGACAATTGCTGTATCTTCATCAATTTGTGCAAGCATTTCATCCAGGTCATGATCACCAGTTTCCTTTAGGGGTACTTCACGCGCTTCGGCACCTTCGATTCTTGCCTGATGTTTATATTGCGGGAATGTCGGTACCGCCATTACAGTATTCTTGCCTTTCTCGAGGAAACAGCGTGAAATGATTAAAATCATTTCATCAAGCCCTGAGCTGAATGCAATCTCATCTTCTTCAATTGAGAGATGAATTGCAAGAGCTGAGCTTAACTCTGTTGCGTGACCGTCGGGATAAATATTGAAATCAATGTCAGCATCTTTCAAAACAGATTTCACCTTAGGAGAAAATCCAAAAGGGTTCTCATTTGACGCTAGTTTTACGATATGATCCAGATTATATTTTCTTTTCACTTCTTCTGTCTGCATCCCCTGTTCGTAAGGGCGCAACTCTTTCAGTATATCTTTTCCTTCCATTTCTCCTCACTCACCTTGCACGAGATCGGGACGCAATTTTATTGCTTCATTAAGAAACACATGTTGTACGTCCTGTTGTTTTGCTGTCGTTTCAGCTACCATCATTATGCGAATGCACTTCTCCAGTGCACCTGGAACATCAATCTCCTGCATACACATAACAGGCACATGTGTACAGCCAGGGAGACTGCGTAATGCCTTTGCTGGGAAAGCAGTATCCAAATCCTTCGTAGCTGATACAAGAACATGGGAAATGGATTCAGGCTCTATATTATTCCTGGAAAGAATCTCTTGAAAAAGACGTGTCGTCTCTTCCAGGATGATTCCACTTTCATTTACCTCTACTGTTGTGGCTCCTCTGATGCCTCGCATCATGCTTTCACCATCTTTCCAAGAAATGAGCTCAGCTCTTCAAGAAGCTCTTCTTTTGTAAATTCCACCGTCTCCGGCTTGCCAATCTCCTTGAGCAAGACCATTGGGATACGATCATTCAATACTTTCTTATCGGAAGCCATTTTCGCTAGCAGATCATTTGGGTTCAATTGTGGCAGACTTGATGGATATGCATTAGCCTTCATCCAGCTAGTCAATTCTTCAAGCGGCAAGTTGACTCCATAATATTTCTGACTTAATCCTAGTGCGAAAAGCATGCCGATTGCAATTGCCTCGCCATGCGTCATTTTTCCATATCCGAGTTCTGCTTCTATCGCATGACCGAGAGTATGTCCGAAGTTAAGGAATTTGCGCACGCCCGATTCTTTTTCATCTTCCTCGACGATTCGTGCCTTTACTTCAATACCTTGCTGTAGATGAGAGATGAGACGCTCATTGTTCATTTCATCAAGTGAAGCAGCCATAATATCTTCGAAAAATGCTACATCGGATATTAATGCCTCTTTGACAAGTTCAGCATATCCGGAGCGAATTTCTGCTTTAGAAAGTGTATGGACAGTCTCAACATCATATATGACTGCACGAGGAGGATAGAAATTGCCAATCATATTTTTTCCTAGAGCATGGTTGATCGCCACTTTACCACCAACGCTGCTGTCATGTGCAAGAATTGTCGTAGGTACTTGTATGTAATCAATTCCACGCATATAAGTTGCGGCAACAAAGCCGGCGAGGTCACCTACAACCCCGCCGCCAAGGGCGATGATCAGGGAATTGCGATTCAAACCATTTTCAATGGCTTTCGTATGCAACTCGTAAAACTGTTCAATACTCTTGGACTGTTCGCCAGCAGGAATAACAGCAGTGAACACTTTTTCATTCGCAAGGCTATTCTGCACATCTTTCAGATAAAGTTTACTAACATGGCTGTCAGTTATAATCAGGACGGAGGCATATTTTTTACTAAGAACCTCAGACAAGTTGAATCGTAACTTCTCGCCAATCATAATTTTATATGGATGTGTACTAGTTTGAACTTTGATTTCTTTCAAATCAGAAACACCTTATTTCTTCCCGGTAATCATCAAGCGCTTTTTTCAATTGTGGGAACTGATCACTTGTGAACTGCTCTGTAAGTGCGTTAGCAAGCTCGAAAGCAACAATGTGCTCCATTACGACTGCAGCGGCAGGTACAGCACATGAGTCGGATCTTTCAACACCTGCGTTGAATGGCTCCTTCGTTTCAATGTCAACGCTTTTCAATGGCTTATATAAAGTAGGAATTGGCTTCATGACTCCTTTTACGACAATTGGCATTCCTGTCGTCATCCCACCTTCAAAACCTCCAAGTCGATTTGTTCTGCGGGAATAGCCGTTCTCTTCACTCCAGATGATTTCATCATGTACTTCACTTCCATTGCGTCGTGCAGCCTCAAATCCTATTCCAAATTCAACACCTTTGAAAGCATTGATGCTCATCACAGCGCCTGCTACCTTACCGTCTAATTTACGGTCATAGTGCACATAGGAGCCGATTCCAGCAGGCATGCCTTCAACATAGACTTCACATACGCCCCCAATGGAATCTCCGTCTTTTTTTGCTTGATCAATTGCGTCCATCATCTTTTGCTCGACTTCAGAATCCAGAACACGAACAGGAGATTCTTCAGAAATTTCCTGCTTCTGCTTAATCGAAAGACCTTCGATTTCCTTCGCCTGGATTCCAGCTATTTCTTTTACATAGCCACAAATCTCAATACCAAGATGACGTAGCATTGTCTTAGCTACCGCACCAGCCGCAACACGTGCCGCTGTTTCACGAGCAGAAGAACGTTCCAATACATTTCGCATGTCGCGATGTCCATATTTAAGGGCACCATTCAAATCTGCATGACCTGGACGTGGACGTGATAGAATTCGGCGGATCTCTTCATCATCTTCAATCGGGTTTTCACCCATGATATCTGTCCAATGCTTAAAATCATCATTATTGACTACTAAAGCAATTGGCGAGCCAAGGGTATAGCCATGACGCACTCCACTCTTGATATCAATAAGATCCTTCTCGATTTTCATGCGTCTTCCGCGGCCGTGTCCTTTCTGGCGGCGAAGTGTAGATTCATTTATGTCATCGGGCAGTAGCGGCATGTTAGCCGGTACGCCTTCAATAATAGTTGTAAGCTGTTTTCCATGTGATTCTCCAGCTGTCAAGTAGCGCATATGCCGTCTCCTTTTGATAGTATAATAGATTTAAAAGAATAAAATTTTTCAAATAATTTACTATATAGAATTACGCCTTTTGATAAAAAAACGTATCAAAAAGCGAAAAGCCATACTGTTCTGCACTGAAAATTTGTTCAGTGCTTCCTACGAACAGAATACCGTTCTGTTTAAGTGAATTGCTGAAATTCTGATAGATTACAGACTTTGCTTCATCTGTAAAATAGATTAGGACATTTCTGCATACAATCAGATCAAGATCTCGGGGATACCTGTCAGCAAGCAGATTATGCTTCTTGAACTCGATTAACTGACGTACATCGCGATTGACCTCAAAAAGACCATTCTTTTCAACAAAGTACTTTTTCTCAAGACCTGAAGGCAGCTCTTTTAGTGACTGCTTCTGGTAAATACCTTGCTTTGCCCTTGCCAGAATATTCTCATCTATATCAGTAGCGAGGATATTCACTTTTAATGCTGGGAAATATTCCTTCATCAAGATGGAGAGACTATAAGGCTCCTCACCAGTGGAACATGCAGCACTCCATATGTTCAAACGTGTCTTTCCTTTACTGACAGAGGGAATAACCTTGTTCTTCAAGACTTCCCAACGCTGAGGATTCCGAAAGAACTCGGAAACGTTAATCGTCAGGCGATCTGTAAATTCTGAGAGAAGCTCGCTGTCTTTATTTAGCGCTTCATAATATGTATTGAAATCCTTATAGCCTCGTTTGTTGCGGAGAGAAATGATGCGGCGCTTCATCTGTGCTTCCTTATAAAGAGAAAGGTCGATACCGAGCTTTCTTTTGATCCTGCCTATAAATTCAGGATAGTTTTCACTCATTCGCATACGCCTCTTTCAGGTGAATCATTGGACAACCTCCGTCAGAAACGGAGGTTGTCCAATGATTCTTAGTAGATCCAATCGCGATCTTGCTTATCGTAAGAAACGAGCTCGCTTTCGTTGAAGAAAAGACCAATTTCTCTTTCTGCGCTTTCTGCAGAATCAGAACCGTGAATAATGTTCTTGCCAACTGTAACAGCAAAGTCACCACGGATAGTTCCTGGAGCAGCTTCAGCAGGATTTGTCTTACCCATCATTTCACGAGCAGTAAGGATAACGCCTTCGCCTTCCCATACCATTGCAAAAACAGGACCAGAAGTGATGAAATCAACAAGTTCGCCGAAGAATGGGCGTTCTTTGTGCTCACCATAATGCTGTTCAGCAAGTTCGTTAGAAATCTGCATCAATTTTGCACCAACAAGTTTGAAACCCTTTTTTTCAAAACGCTGTACAATTTCACCAGTCAGATTACGCTGTACACCGTCTGGTTTTACCATCAAGAAAGTTTTTTCCATTTTGAATGACACCTCTTATGTATATGTTTATTATTCTGGGTTATTGCCATGGATCTTCAATAGCTTTTCCACTTGCAAAAATTCCATGCACTCATTTTATCATAATGATATAGGAATTGAACAGCGACAATAGACATTTTCACTCAATTCGGTTAAAAACTTCGCTTTCCCATATAGGCCGCTATATCAACAAGTGTTCTTTTTTCCTTTGAATCTTCAAACCCGTCCAAAGAATCCAGTGCCTTTTGCAAGTAGCGATTACTCATCGCATATGACCTTTCAATAGCCCCAAGCTGCTTCATAGAATCCACGAGACGTCTAACATCCTTCGTCGACGCTCCACGTTCAATTGTTTCTTTAACAAGCTTTGCAAAATCAGCATCCTTCATCGCTTCCAGTACAGGCAACGTAATGTTCCCCTGCAAAAGATCATTTCCAGAAGGCTTGCCTAGCTGCTTTGCAGAAGCAGTGAAATCAAGTATATCGTCAATAATCTGGTAGGACATGCCTAAATAATATCCATATTTGAACAGCTTTACAGCAGATTTTTCTGGCAGTCCGGAAATCAATGCTCCCATTTTGCAGCAGGTCGCAATAAGAATTGCCGTTTTACGGCGAATACGACGTAAATAAATGCGTAAATTCTGCTCCCAGTCAAATTTGTAGCGAATTTGTTCAATCTCACCCTTGCATACTTCCACAATTGTATTTGAGAGTAATCTGTGGATTTCAGCGCTCTCGATATTAGTAATGCTCTCCAGTGCACATGCAAGGATGTAGTCACCTGTATACATAGAGGTCCGGTTATCATAGTGCACTCTGATTGTAGGTTTGCCACGCCTTAGCCAAGCATTGTCTATTACATCATCATGTACAAGGGTTGCCATATGAATCAGCTCAATTGAGACAGCGGCGTCAATAAGAGGCGTTTTTCCCTTGTCTGGCCCAAGTGCTCCAGAGAGCAGCACAAATAAAGGACGTATCCTCTTGCCTCCTGCTTTTAGTAATTGCTCTGAAGTCTGACGCAGTATCGGCTGATTCGCCTGCACGGAATTTCGTAGCGTTTCTTCAATCAGGTCCAAATCTTTTTTTAAATATCCGTAAGTCTTCGCTAATTTCATGCTTGTCACCTTTATCGTGATTTCGGTTTTAGAATCTTGAACCCGATATGCGCCGCTGCCACGCCTCCCGTGTAACTCTTCACGACTACCTGGTCAAAACCGGCATTCAGGAACATCTTTTCAAGCTCTTTCTTGCCGGGAAAATCTTTAGCCGATTCGTAAAGCCACTCATACTCCTCGTAGCTTTTAACTAGAAGCTTGCCAAACATTGGCATAATGTATTTGAAATACAAATAGTAACCTTGACGGAATACTGGCAAGGTTGGCTGGGAAGTTTCCAAACAAACCGCCATCCCGCCCGGTTTCAAAACTCTGTACATCTCATGAAGTACTCTATCGTAATTAGGTACGTTTCTCAGACCAAATCCGATTGTTACATAGTCGAATGTGCTATCGGCAAATGGCAGATCCATCGCGTCGCCTTGAATAAATTCAATATCGTTTGGCGGAAGTTTCTTTTTTCTTTTTTCAGCAACAGAAAGCATATTGGCACTGAAATCAAGACCTGTCACTTTGCCATTTGCGCCAGCTGCTTTCGCTAAAGCAAATGTCCAGTCTCCTGTCCCACAGCAAAGATCTAGACATCGAGCACCGGGCTGCACGTTCATTCGTTCCATTACATCTTTACGCCATGCTTTATGACGCTGGAAAGAAATTACGGAATTCATAAAATCATAATTTCCATAAATTGATTCAAAAACATCATGTACGCGTTCTGACTTCGACTGTTCTCTCAATCTTTACCCTTCTTTCCATGCTTGCCTCTTTTCTTCCATCTTCTGCCAGCGTTTAGCAGCCTCTTCATACAAATCAGCCAGTAAACAGCCATCTCGCCAATCCCCAAGCAAGTCTTCAAGGCGTGCTTCTCTACCTTTCCTGTAAGAAGCAATTGAGACATCCGAACGTCCAGAAAGCCATAGTTTGTAAAGTGCTTCTTCACCACTATCAGAAGACCCGGCTATTTCATCCAAATAGGAGGTCGCCTCCAAATAGTGTTCAATTTGCCTGCAATGTTGTTCATCCATACCTATGAAAGCTGCGACACGAATGACGATACGACTGGCAATTTTGCCATAGTAAGAAGCGAATTCAGTAAACGAGGCAACTTGCCGATGATATAGCTCCATCTTTAGTTCGTTAATCTCCTTGATGGCATCTGCAAGAAGACGGATAAATAAAATATCACCGGAATGAGAGAGGAGCAGGTAATAAAGCCCGCTGTAATAGTCTCCGGCAAGAACTGTAAGCTGTGTGCTTCTCGCGGCTTGTTCTCCTTTTTTTTCTACATTATGAACAGTAATAGAATCGTGTGTATCCAAAGCTGTCTGAACAAGCATTGCTGGGATGATGTATGCGATCTTTTCCTCTTTATATGCAGGTGCGCTGTCAAAAACCTTAGACAGCACACGAAGCCC is a window from the Aciduricibacillus chroicocephali genome containing:
- a CDS encoding heptaprenyl diphosphate synthase component 1 produces the protein MSQEIGILKHTIKKHMENYYLDLHLDQPLLFEEGLRVLSKVFDSAPAYKEEKIAYIIPAMLVQTALDTHDSITVHNVEKKGEQAARSTQLTVLAGDYYSGLYYLLLSHSGDILFIRLLADAIKEINELKMELYHRQVASFTEFASYYGKIASRIVIRVAAFIGMDEQHCRQIEHYLEATSYLDEIAGSSDSGEEALYKLWLSGRSDVSIASYRKGREARLEDLLGDWRDGCLLADLYEEAAKRWQKMEEKRQAWKEG